Proteins from a genomic interval of Clostridium scatologenes:
- a CDS encoding methyl-accepting chemotaxis protein has product MEYTESFQKTFNKKSLKLVLIIYMVCCFMSFICFSGMKLIGINNEITSTALVILGILVAIYGIVFYNCYKWVVSYDGDDSKALNATKTLTLVITYFQYLYLNFTMHLNSVWMIAIFFVILGALFFDMKMIIASIVLSTLCIVTIFIHNPSILKYERLSSGEICMTIVTVAITFTLLFIIVYIASKLLKSISKKEAEIKEENQKLLELFEKISEISNTVLSSSENLSTSIAEQTNSLVKVSDATSLASQNSDEMLDKSNSNEAILHTLLNTNEVVVDKVKDSKNKINNLLEITEENQKSLNDTLSIILDIKDKIGNTFESTKDLEEKSAKVDEILNIIGNISEQTNLLALNASIEAARAGEYGKGFSVVADEIRKLSEDTKQSLDQASTIVNELKNKINIVQNQMSSNNKKSLEGNSIINETVNRINDMNKHLKSFSSNVVDISEASNTLFSQTENAVKFNKKISDITKNTISQYSTVAETISQNAAASEEIEANINELKNIAKNMNKLVK; this is encoded by the coding sequence ATGGAATATACAGAAAGCTTTCAAAAAACATTCAATAAGAAATCATTAAAACTAGTTTTAATAATTTATATGGTATGTTGCTTTATGTCTTTTATATGCTTTTCTGGTATGAAATTAATTGGCATAAACAATGAAATAACTTCAACTGCATTAGTTATACTTGGTATACTTGTTGCTATTTATGGAATAGTATTTTACAATTGCTATAAATGGGTAGTTTCCTATGATGGTGATGATTCAAAAGCTTTAAATGCAACTAAAACTTTAACTTTAGTAATAACGTATTTTCAATACTTATATCTTAATTTTACCATGCATTTGAATTCTGTATGGATGATAGCCATCTTTTTTGTTATCCTTGGAGCTTTGTTCTTTGATATGAAAATGATAATAGCTTCAATAGTATTAAGTACTCTATGTATTGTAACTATATTTATTCATAATCCATCTATTCTTAAATATGAAAGATTATCAAGTGGAGAAATATGCATGACTATAGTTACTGTGGCTATTACTTTTACACTTCTCTTTATAATAGTTTATATCGCATCAAAGCTCTTGAAATCAATTAGTAAAAAGGAAGCTGAAATTAAGGAAGAAAACCAAAAGTTACTTGAATTATTTGAAAAAATATCTGAAATTTCAAATACTGTCTTATCATCTAGTGAAAATTTAAGTACTTCTATTGCAGAACAAACAAATTCTCTTGTGAAAGTTTCAGATGCAACAAGCCTCGCATCTCAAAACTCTGATGAAATGCTTGATAAATCAAACAGCAATGAAGCCATTCTTCATACTTTATTGAACACTAATGAGGTTGTTGTTGATAAGGTCAAAGATAGTAAAAATAAGATAAATAACCTCCTAGAAATTACAGAAGAAAATCAAAAATCGTTGAATGATACTCTTTCGATTATTTTAGATATAAAAGATAAAATAGGAAATACATTTGAATCAACTAAAGACCTTGAAGAAAAATCTGCTAAAGTCGATGAAATATTGAATATTATTGGGAATATTTCTGAACAAACTAATCTTCTTGCTTTAAATGCTTCAATCGAGGCAGCAAGAGCAGGAGAGTATGGTAAGGGTTTTTCAGTAGTAGCAGATGAAATTAGAAAGCTTTCTGAAGATACAAAACAATCTTTAGATCAAGCAAGTACAATAGTAAATGAATTAAAAAACAAAATTAACATAGTACAGAATCAGATGAGTAGCAATAATAAAAAATCTCTTGAAGGAAATAGCATTATAAATGAAACTGTGAATAGAATAAACGATATGAACAAGCATTTAAAATCATTTAGCAGCAATGTTGTCGATATAAGTGAAGCATCCAATACTTTATTTTCACAGACTGAAAATGCTGTTAAATTCAATAAAAAAATATCAGATATAACTAAAAATACAATATCACAATATAGTACTGTAGCTGAAACAATTTCTCAAAATGCTGCTGCCAGTGAGGAAATTGAAGCAAACATAAATGAGCTAAAAAATATAGCTAAAAACATGAATAAACTCGTAAAATAA
- a CDS encoding GNAT family N-acetyltransferase: MNWELKKFKELKVEEIYKILEIRNKVFIVEQQCAYQDCDGKDENAYHLYLQDNDKIIAYLRILKKGVSYDEISIGRVLVNKNYRGKGISREMMLKAINFIELNLNEKEIKIQAQAYLINFYKSLGFKEVSDEYLEDNIPHIDMLYKNKMI; this comes from the coding sequence TTGAATTGGGAATTAAAAAAGTTTAAAGAATTAAAAGTTGAAGAAATATATAAAATTTTAGAAATAAGAAACAAAGTGTTTATTGTAGAACAGCAATGTGCTTACCAAGATTGTGATGGTAAAGATGAAAATGCATATCATTTGTACCTTCAAGATAATGATAAAATTATTGCATATTTAAGAATCTTGAAGAAAGGTGTTTCATATGATGAAATATCTATTGGACGAGTATTGGTGAATAAAAATTATCGAGGCAAAGGTATATCAAGAGAAATGATGTTAAAAGCAATCAATTTTATAGAATTAAATTTAAATGAGAAAGAGATTAAAATTCAAGCACAGGCATATTTGATTAATTTTTATAAAAGTCTTGGTTTTAAAGAAGTTTCAGATGAATATTTAGAAGATAATATTCCGCATATAGATATGTTATATAAAAATAAAATGATTTAA
- a CDS encoding winged helix-turn-helix transcriptional regulator, whose protein sequence is MRNDTDCNEQFTDGNNIYETKCPLIYALQIIGQKWKLPIMWYLFENNFTRYNELKRKVKGITNMMLTKSLKELEEHNLIVRIQYETIPPKVEYALTERGKALLPALNELSIWGEEQLKLDEARSNF, encoded by the coding sequence ATGAGGAATGACACGGATTGCAATGAGCAATTTACTGATGGTAATAATATATATGAGACAAAATGTCCACTTATATATGCATTACAAATTATTGGACAAAAATGGAAGTTGCCTATCATGTGGTACTTATTTGAAAACAATTTTACTAGATATAATGAATTAAAGCGAAAAGTTAAAGGTATTACTAATATGATGCTTACAAAATCTTTAAAAGAATTAGAAGAACATAATCTTATTGTTAGAATTCAATATGAAACGATTCCACCCAAAGTTGAATATGCGCTAACAGAAAGAGGTAAAGCATTATTGCCTGCATTGAATGAATTGTCTATATGGGGTGAAGAACAACTTAAACTTGATGAGGCGAGATCAAATTTTTAA
- a CDS encoding flavodoxin family protein — protein MKIYAINGSPRKNKNTATLLQKALDGVKKAAKDKEIETEIINLYDLNYTGCKSCFACKKLGGKSYGKCAIKDDIYEVLEKVSQSDGLIFGSPIYFSNITAQLLAFLERLLFPYLVYDKNYSCIAPKKIPTAFIYTMNVPENLMEQIGYPKTFNHIEQTIEHIFTKPLVMYSNDTYQFDDYSKYESSAFSEEAKASHRKIQFPLDCQKAFELGVNLIK, from the coding sequence ATGAAAATTTATGCTATTAATGGAAGTCCAAGAAAAAATAAAAATACAGCTACATTACTTCAAAAAGCTTTAGATGGAGTAAAAAAAGCTGCAAAAGATAAAGAAATTGAAACTGAAATAATTAATTTATATGATTTAAATTATACTGGGTGTAAAAGTTGCTTTGCCTGTAAAAAACTTGGAGGTAAAAGTTATGGAAAATGTGCTATAAAAGATGATATTTACGAAGTTTTAGAAAAGGTATCTCAATCTGATGGACTTATTTTTGGTTCACCAATATATTTTAGTAATATAACAGCTCAACTACTGGCTTTTTTAGAAAGACTATTATTTCCTTATTTAGTATATGATAAAAATTATTCTTGTATTGCACCAAAGAAAATACCAACAGCATTTATTTACACAATGAATGTTCCAGAAAATCTTATGGAACAAATTGGTTATCCAAAAACCTTCAATCACATTGAACAAACTATTGAACATATATTTACAAAACCATTAGTTATGTATTCAAATGATACTTATCAATTTGATGATTACTCAAAATATGAATCTAGCGCCTTTTCTGAAGAAGCAAAAGCATCACATAGAAAAATACAATTTCCTTTAGATTGTCAAAAAGCATTTGAATTAGGTGTAAATCTAATAAAATAA